The Melanotaenia boesemani isolate fMelBoe1 chromosome 8, fMelBoe1.pri, whole genome shotgun sequence DNA window CACTCCTTTCCTCACAAGTTCCtgtttacaaatacaaatgtaGCAAGTAGCCTACTactgtcattacagattggtataCTTTAAATTACACCATAATCTTGTTACCTAAACCAATGTTACCAAACAGCCCCTTTTATAATTTATATGACCGGCATAAGAAGATATTAATATGTAGCGGTTGGCACCATAGGGTGTCGTTGTGTTGATGAGGGCTGCTCCGCTATAAAAGGGGAAGTGGCACTGTAGTAGGGAGTGCCAGTTTCCTGGTTGGAGTTGCCAGGACGTCGCTGGGCCACGTCAGCCTTGGTGCAAGGTGGTTTTTAGCAGCATcaggtaaatatgtttttatatgttgaatTTTATATGGTGGATGAGTTTTAAGTTTGGTCTGTAATGCAGGGCTGGGATCTGAGTGGTGTAGATCCTAGGAAAAGCATGTTGACTGAGTAATGGAATTCAACGCTGCAGGTATGTTGTGAGTATTGTGTTtgaattaaagtattttcttGTAGTaactttgtatttctttttctgcagctgttcGGTACCGTTGCCTGCTGTCCTTTtagggtttttgttttaaagttagtCCGCTCCTGGTCCAGTTGTTTGTGGTGGCGCTGATTGTACGGGCGGAataactgtttaatttttgtttgtttgttttgtttgtttgggcaTCCCCCTACGAATGAGTTTAACCCTCCTGTCGGTAATCACCCGGAGCCGTTCTACACCCGACTCTTGTGCAGGCAGACTTGGGTGTTAGTTTGCAGTGAGTTGTAGTGCAATCGTGTATGGGTTTGGTTTTGCCCGCCATCGGGCCGGTTACTTAAGCGGGTTTTTCGCCTTCATGGTGTGCGGTTCCAGTCGGGTGGGAGCAGGCGGATACTTTGTTAGATGACAGGAGGAGTAATTGGGGGATGACCCCTTATGTTTATGTGATTAATAAATTGAGTTGAACTTGTACattgtttgttctttatttttgagTTACTTTACACCTGGTCCCTGGTAACAAATACATGGTAGAAGACGTTTCCTTTATTGAGCACTTAATCAAAGATGAGACAGGGATGACAGACGTGCAGTGAGGAAACCTTATCGTTTTCCCTCTGATGCATCAGACACCAACAGCCAGTCAAATGTTTCAGCACAGTGAGGCATTTCAGGCAGTTGTGTCAAAGTTGACTCAGTgtttcatgaggcctcggtttcaccatccctattTAAATGCAGCCAAATActgcttttttttcagttttacctcACTTCTTGACTTTTTCCTGACGTACTGGCACTGTAATCCAGCTTTGTGTTGCCCCGTGACTATGGCCTCTACCTACACTGAGCTCTTCTGAGCATCTACCCCCTCCCATCTTTTAAGTGGTATAATACCACTCTGTGATTGGCCACATGATGTGTCCATCAAAATAAAGTCCCATCCCCTGCCCCAGCATTTCCTGAAGCTCAAACTGTCACAGACAGGAGTCACCTTGTCTTGTTCACTTGGAAGACACATCACTTATTTATCACCTGCCAAAGTGGCTAATAAGTTCTTATTTCTACCTGTAAAAAGTGGGTTAATTTAGAGTCCTGGTTGCTAGTGATGGGAAGTTTGATTCTTTTCAAAGATTCGTCTCTTGTGACTGGGTTCCCTTAGAAGAGTCGGCTCTTTTATCAAAAGAgtctcatttttgttttttatcagaagacataattatgtttaatatttaataataaaacatttaaataaacaactaaacaCACTGGTAATTTAAATCTGGCTTCCCAGCTCTCTGTGTGTGCCTGGTCTGTACCTCTGCACTCCCTGTTTTCTAAGAAACCTTCCTTCTTTGTATAGCGGCATGATCGTAGTCTTTCCTTGTGTAATATGACGGCGTAGTGCCACACAACCAGCTACATAATCCAggaactacacacacacacacacaaacaaacaaaatcaacagCCCAACACAAAACATGCACAAGAAAGAAAGCCAAATAATCATGCAACTTAAACAGCAAATTAgtataaacacaaaaagagttaattaaaatgacacaagCCTGGCAGGGCAATTAGTCTATGCTCCTGCAAACAGGTAGTGTCAATAGGGGTTGGAAAACCGTCTGTCTGGTCCACAGGCCCACACCAGGGCTGACCCAGGCCGAGACACAGCAGAGCAGACGGAAGAAAGCCCTGTAGagccaaaacagcagcagcaatccTCCACGGAGTGATGGCGGCGTACAGCCCAAACCTGCCGCCTCGCTTGGTTGGCATGCCCATGACCATGGAAAGCGTCAAGCGCCTCAGGTACCGTGATTCAGTTGTACCGTGATCGCAGCAGACATCTAGCCACGTGCACCGCATTCAGCGGAGCAGTCAGCCCCCAGCAGCCACTCGTGCTGTGTGGAAGCCGACCCTCCGCAGACAGCACGCCAAGTCCACAGCTTAGCCGCGCCAGCCACAGCCACCACGGGAGATTGAAGGGGAAAAGACCGGCGGAGCGAACACATCCACTTTTAAAAGGACCGTCACGCCACCCACTAATCAAGGTGGTAATCCAGGTGGCTGCAGCAAGACTGGCAATGCCATATAGTAACCAGGAGGAAGCAACCTCCTGCCACATTTGCATATAACTAAAATTGTGTACCCATCAAATTAAAGTCCTGCCCCTTCTAAAGATTCGCTTAACcaaatttaaaatcaaatattcacattttgttgtaaatgtcTTAGGCCACCATCAGATTTTGCCCATATGGTTTtatggccctgcgatggactggcgacctgtccagggtgtaccctgcctctcacctgctaaatgatGCGTTAgtccagcttccccatgacccttaatggatggatgaatggatggatggatggatgcatggatggatggatggatggatggatggatggatggatggatggatggtttgtTTTATGGCCTTTCTTTGAGCTTggacattgttgttgttttcttgtgttGTCCTGCATCACAGGAACGTTTTGTATGAATTTCCCTGATTGGAAGCCAGACATCTGGGCTAACTTTGAAACTTATcctaacatttaaaatgacaaaatttaTAGAATGTGATGAAAACAGAATCATAATTTTGATCCAGCAAAGCCAGCCTTACAGCTAAATAAGCGCTGTATGCTTACTGTCAAACATGGGGATGAAATAACTCGAGATttaggccctgtttacaccacaacGCTGAGACAGTAAAACGCTAAACTTTGGTTGTGTTCTGGCCTCTTGCTTACatggtaacagagttttgggtCGATAAAATCGCAAAGATTTGACAACAAGACCATAGTTGAAATTTACTCGCAACTCAAGGGAAGTCCcgtcagtgtaaactggaagtgGAATCTTTGGGCTACGATTATGTATTTCACATCATCTTGTACTCAGACCCTGCTTAACCAATgaaaaccacaacaacaacaatggcagACCTCCatgcagtgttgttttcgtGCAATGATGATGACAAATTTTTTCCGTTgacgaacctttttttcatgacgataacgagaCAGTGACGAGCTGAacatggctctctgatgacgaaacatgacgagacgaaaatgttcaagggctgattgtcacgacatttctgcctattgtgagcgcagtctgtcagtcagcaatgcagctgcaccttggccacgcccaccaccagacaTGCAACgtgcacacagacaagcagttcatTCATAAATAAATCATGGCGGCAGCGTTGCCGAAGGGATTTGGTGGTCGGAAACGACGAAacaatatatggacatattttaactacaATCAATCacaatttcactggcagaccaggtcaaatTGAGCATGTGTTCTTCAtccattgctcatattttgggcatgtataTGTTCAGGGTGTAGTACTGCACTTCAacaaattctcagaaataaagcctcagttaccaaagtaaggatgttgttgctctatttgctttatttagcactttatctgtgcaatgcataaccctaagtagatcagaaagtatttgctgttggttggaacccttctaagtctaaaaccattctttttaattttgtaattattgatgaaaataactaaACTACAAgttcacaatgtgttgctatatgttgaacgtATAGATCaactattttcttgtgtgacatttttgtttgaTGAAGTAGGGCATTAATTCATTAGTAAcggtaaaatataaaaataactagcTGTTGACATgcaaaaatatttgcattttgtatGGAAAAGGAAAtttggtgtaaacagggcctcaGACCTGCAGTTCTGCACCTGCACTTCCAGACCCCTAATGTTTTTGCAACAGTGCCGCTTACTGGATTGTAAAACCACAACTGTATTTCTGGAGCAGCAGGTCCTCCACCAGTTTCCACTTGAAACTACTAAATCAACATCCTACAAAATACCTTATTTTATCAAAAGTTACACTTGAAGTTTTATTAGTAGTTAAAATCTTATAAGTTGCATtgcatacaaataaaaatatataaatatttaattgctAATTGGGCTTCAAGCCAAAGATTTTTACTGTGGAGATCAATACTTCTGAGTCTTTTCTTAAAATCTATGctgtaataaacaaaaaaaaaaatgcatggttTGTTGTGCTTTTTCATGGAGATTATATGACGCTTTCTGTTTGCATCATGTCTAGATGTAGCAGATGGAtgtcaaattgttttttttctcgtATTTCCTTATATTCTTTATGTAttccatttaaattatttatattgttattgCAATTAATGTTGTGATTATGGTGGGCTAGTCTGTTTTctttatcacattttatttctgttcttttgcCTCTTTAGCCGTCTCCTTTTTACCCTTCTCAccctaaaataacaaaaaaaaaactatctaaaatatcaagggcagccatacAGTGCTGGTTGAGactttggacacactttcccataaAATCCAatgaggggtggggggtgtccagGCTTTTGATTCGAGATgcctcccttggtagagcaaatctgtctgGCATAATTTGGCAAAGAGACTGTTGTTCTGCATTTCATGAAGCTGGACTTGAtaaggtttaaaaaataatgataatagtgAAAGTATTTCCACACAAACAATACGAAGGGAGCTCAAAGGATTGGGACCGAACAGTCATGAGAAAACCACTAATCGTTGAggctaataaaagaaaaataggcttgattggactctggagcaatggaaggtCATGTTGTCttatgagtccagatttaccttTTTCCAGAGCATCAGGTTAAGAGAAACGCAGATGaaatgatgcagccatcattCCTAGTGCTGCCTGTACAggcagtgctatgatctgggtttgctgcagttggtcaggtctaggttcagcaacattatgtgtccaaagaatgacattagctgactacctgaatatactgaatgttaatccattcacttttacattttcatattgtgttctcattctacagaatactgaagtaacagttttcattgtgtatgtgtgtgtgaggtcagactgaccactttcttcccagagctctgatatggcagagttgagactggttttcgacctgctagatagcaatagttgtttgggatttcagcttgttgtggtatgtgggctttgtctgaaaactggaagaaagtggcaccactcagtcttctattcctcatattattattttgctgtttgaccttcagctggggaccagctgaataaaacaaatttttctctgatgaatcatcagagtctcCATGCGggtcgggacgaccactctcatttacttgcaagtaattctttattcaatacttctcctgtaaataaaccttatatacttttactcattccagactcttggtcatttttctacaacacaaaattgccaggattcatggggctccaGTAGCTTTATGTTTCAGCTAACAGCAGACATGATAGTACTGCAGCAACAGAATGAAGTGTTGATAGTAAGCTGTatcagggtcagtattacagctacataaaaatgCCTCTACCAGGCAGGCCAATCAGCCACAGTGATGTAGAGCATTGTtgtaatcattattattatttgtttgtttgtttgttttattatatttatttatttatttacaaacagGCCAGTCAGGCTACGTAAGGGCCAGACCTGGGAATTGTCCCGCTCCTCCCATGAGCCAGTCTGGGCTCCACCATTTTGCGCTTTGTTTTGACCAAGAAATAGTTATGCAGgccattttttattataatgtttagtttttcttttagaaaatccAGGTCATAGTCAAGCTCCTGGATAGTAACACAGGTGACCAACTACCAGACTCAGCTGGACCTTTGATTTTATCAGCTTTTATATGGCTTGAAACTCactgtgtgattatttataacCAAGTCATTGAGTCAGTTAGACAATATGTCAgtgcacatctttattatttcctgttttcattcattcttttggcattctgtttatttatccTTGTCTGTCATACAGCTGTCTCTGTTTGCATACAGCCATACGtcttgacctttttttttttttttttttggacatttaCATATGccaagtaagtaagtaaaactttatttatatagcacctctcaagatataaaatcacaaagtgcttcacaagagccaacaatgtagaaaacaaacaaacaaaaattgaataaaaagctgattttaaaatatgtgtttttaactcaCTTTTAAAATCGACCAGAGTCCATCGATCTCAAGTCCAAAGGAAGAGAGTTTCAGAGTCTGGGGGCACTGAACAGAAAGCTCTGTCTCTTTAAGTTTTTAACTTTCTATGGAGCACCATCAGCAGGTCCTGGTCACAGGACCTAAGAGACCTGCCAGGGAGATATGGCTTCAAAAGCTCTCTGTTATAGGCTAGTGCCTGTCCATGAAGAGATCTCTAGGTCAGTAAAAGGATCTTAAATTGCACTCTGACATAAACCGGAAGCCAGTGCAGTTGCAGCAAGATTGGAGACACATGAGAAAACCTTTTAGGATTTTGACAGAAGCCTGGCAGCAGCATATTAAACAACTTGTTCAAGTATGGCCAGCTGGTCTGTCCATTCAACTTACAAGATATTGGCTTTTGCCAGTTTAAGTCAAACATTATGAATGAGGgttttcataaaaagaaaagaaagaataataataTTCTTGAGTACAACTtaagaaaaaacacatcttgactgcactttattttattgagCCCTAGATTTCCTAGTCAGTCACTGTCTTATTGAAGGCCTGAACAACGAGCCATTTTTTAACGTAAGCTTCAACAAAGCCTCAGTCAGCCACCATAACATCATCTAACGTTAGAGTCAATATTGAAAGAAATTGGTTTTCTGGCGCAGAGTGACTCCTCTGCTCACAAATAGACGATCTGGGTGGAGTACTCTCTCCAGTGCTGTAGGTGGCAGCAGAACAAAGGCGCGTTTCCTGTGAAGCCTCGCAGTCACaacaagaggaggaagaggaaaaacgACAGCTCTGGATCTGGATCGTCGTCGACTGCCTTGCGTGACAACACAGTGATCGCGTTCAGGCTTTCGGTATTAACACTTTTATCTTGTCCATTGTGTTCTCTGGTGGCGCAGAAAAGCGCGCGGCGCGTTTCAGCCGTTCATTCGCCGCCGCGGTCGCCGCTGTTTGTGCACGGACTTTCAGGCAGTAGAAACATGCCAATGGAGGCTTGGTGACCAAAATGGCTGGGCGCAGTGAAATGTGAAATATTCTCGTAAAGGTTATCCTTTCTGCACGCAACGCGACTGTCACACGAACAGTGCTGTGAAAACGCGTTACTTGCGTGAAGAAAAGTGCGCCTGTTTGTTTccgtttgtgtttcttttttattttctcttttattagcGCTGCTGCGGCTCGTTTCGCAGTCGGGCCTGTcgtatgtttttttctgagggGTTTCTGCATGATTGATTCAGCTACTTTTCTCTACTCACAATCTTATTGGGgttcatttataattaaatgCGCAATTTTTTTGCATGTCGTTTTGTCATTCTTATTGTGTTGTACAGCGTGTGTAAATTATAAGTGGCATGCAAGAAGAGCTCCACCCTCAGCTGTGCAAGATGCATGTCTTGAATGTCGTTTTGTTGTGGAAATGAAAATATGACAGtctgttgtttttcctctgcaggttGCGCCTATTTGACCTGCAACATGTCTGATCTACTGAGATATATTGACTATGATCACAAAGCCACCTTTCTGAAGATGCTCAACCAGCAGAGGATGGAAGGTGAGCACTGTGATGTGGTTGTGGTGGTGGAAAACATAGAGTTCAGGGCTCACCGCTGCGTCTTGGCAGCCTGTAGCAACTACTTTAAAAAGCTCTTCAAGAAACAGAGCGATGAGGACAACTCCATAGTGGAGCTGGACTTCATCCGCTCAGATATCTTCGAAGAGGTTCTCAACTACATGTACACAGCCAGGCTGGCTGTGAGGAAGAAGGACATCAATATGATGATGTCATCCGGTCAGATCTTGGGGATCAACTTCCTGGATAACCTGTGCACCCAGAAACGTGAGCTGACCAACATGAAGACCAGGGAGAACCAGGCTCCGGGTGACCACGGCATGAGAGCGCAGGACGCCATCCTGAAGGAGCTGGccatggaggaggtgaggaagaACAGCTTCTATGACCAGGGGATGGACAGCATGGGGCCTGGTGGCTCTCACGTGTCTCAGCCACACAACTACAACACCAACATGGGTAAAGACCCTCACAGCCACAGCTGGGGCTCCTCCACCTCCAGCGACATGAAGCTGGAGTACCT harbors:
- the LOC121644973 gene encoding zinc finger and BTB domain-containing protein 14-like, with the protein product MSDLLRYIDYDHKATFLKMLNQQRMEGEHCDVVVVVENIEFRAHRCVLAACSNYFKKLFKKQSDEDNSIVELDFIRSDIFEEVLNYMYTARLAVRKKDINMMMSSGQILGINFLDNLCTQKRELTNMKTRENQAPGDHGMRAQDAILKELAMEEVRKNSFYDQGMDSMGPGGSHVSQPHNYNTNMGKDPHSHSWGSSTSSDMKLEYLLYGHRDHGSCQSAGTKPMDHNAKKERLLTANRPYGCEHCPKAFTTAAHLKEHLKIHSGFKPHRCVVCGKAFIRGPDLKRHERVHSNERPFACQMCEKAFKHKSHLKDHERQHRGERPFNCGSCDKAFIKASDLKRHWNTMHSGNPRRQMSLSPVASQHGQGDATDQRDWKMETGPHSHNSGDC